Below is a window of Humulus lupulus chromosome 9, drHumLupu1.1, whole genome shotgun sequence DNA.
aattaggtctgcttagtggaatgttatctagtaataatttttcgggatcggatccccttctaaattctctactatatcttagtgcaatgttatctagtagtatttttcgggatcggatccctttctaaattcactactctatcttactcagcatgacaactatatgagaccctagcggtagtattggtttactagtgtacgttggaacagttcattatgtcataattaggtctgcttagtgcaatgttatctagtaataatttttcgggatcggatgccattctaaattcactactatatcttagtgcaatgttatcgagtagtatttttggggatcggatccccttctagattcactactctatcttactcagaatgacaactatatgagaccctagcggtagtattggtttactagtgtacgttggaacggttcattatgtcataattaggtctgcttagtgcaatgttatctagtaataatttttcgggatcggatccccttctagaTTCACTACTCtttcttactcagaatgacaactatatgagatcgtagcggtagtattggtttgcTAGTGTACGTTAgaatggttcattatgtcataattgagtctgcttagtgcaatgttatctagtagtatttttcgagatcggatccccttctaaattcactactctatcttactcaaaatgaccactatatgagaccctagcggtagtattggtttactagtgtacgttggaacagttcattatgtcataattaggtctgcttagtgcaatgttatctagtaataatttttcaagatcggatccccttctaaattctcaaaTGTATCAACTGAAAATATATTGTACAACTATCCGAGACtctatgatattatatgaatatcaaaattTCAATCCAAGATTCCCTAAAAAATGAAACTAACCATAGATTATTAACCATAGATCAACGAAAACTAAATTTTTTGTGCATGTACACATACGGTTggccttttattttaaaaaacagaaagaaaaaaatgacaaTAATAATTTATGCAATTTAACATAAttaccataattttttaattaaatgaatttaaaaaaattaaaattaagtacaaatttgataagataaatctttctaattttatgattggaagatattaaaaaatttaaataatttttcttaaaaactaaataaattttgagaatttaatgaaacaaccaaaatatattattaatttaaatttattaataaaataaataaattaaaaaaaattcgatTACctttcttaaataaaaaaaaaaccatgttAATGGAAATTAAGATTGGTAGCTTATCCATCTCACTAAGTGACCACTATTTATCTTCCCTATGTTTTTAtcatgtaacatatttaaacaaaTGTTATTAATTGTacctataatattttttttaaaacacaacaaCTTCATTGATGTCTTTTATTCTCTCTATTTTATGTGAACACACAAGTTGattctatatattttatagatTTCCTCCTTTTATCTCATCTTTTCCTTAGAGTTATAACGGAAAAGTAACCATTCTAGTCCCGGATTATGGCTCCTCCCGAAATTATAGGTGATCCATACTACCAAATAGTAAcaggtgatattgataacaccatcAGACTAGGTGAAGGTTCTGATTCTTTCTTTGTTATTCACCTCTTCGCAAAATTTTCACGACATCCACTAACTAGTAGCGAACCAAATTTTACAAATTGGATGGTCGATAACGGCATGGAAGATTCTGTTTGTTGCGATACTATTGTATTTCTTTCAAGACAAACGTTGATGGCCAATGAAAATAACCATGCCAAAGTTATCATTGACGAGATGCTAGGTGAGGCTTATCTCCATCcttctatattttttctttcggATAAAATTATTGATTACGCTCGAAAGATGTGGAACGAAGAGGATTTTAATTTCTGTGTAAAAGTGGATGTTCATGTTTTTGTTTATGATCTTCCTCCACAACACGATTCTGGCATTGATGGTGACGTTGATAGTGAGGAGTATATTGATAATATGACTATTAATTTCGTGGCGGCAAGCGAGCAATCCATTGAAAGATTGGAGAGAGTTTTGATTAAAGATGATCAAATTGTATGTTCTATTTGCTTTGAGAATGTTCATGTTGGTTTGGAAGCTACAAAGTTACCTTGCACACACACATATCATGAAAAATGTATTGTTCAGTGGCTACAAACTAGTAAATTTTGTCCAATGTGTCGATTTGAGAtagtttaaaaaaatcatttttatatttgttaCACAAATTTCAGCATGTATTAAATCCTATTATATACTAATAATCtgaattttatttacaatttttacatataatttcgaaaatgtgggaacatttgaatttcaatatttatataacaaaacattgcatgtttaattagaaagacttattcatttgaaagatacatattcatcttcccaataaaataataaaaataaatataatagatatatatttataaatgaattaatccacatttattcTATCAACACAACTTTATCTACAATTATTAAATGACATGTTCACATTAAAAGGCAAAGGTTCATAGAACCTATACATATTTTCGAAATACCCTATtgtaatgcaaaaaaaaaaaaaaaattccaataatATTTTGGAATTTATAATTTTGtacatcaaagataattattatggacgtaaattgttcaacttcccatattaatttaatatattctctatttttttattaatttttaattgttattatctaaatcctattaatttttatcatgtttaaatataatataatactttCAAATTTTCAACtaccccactaattatattaaatgcacatctcaTATTTAAATACTCTAACCAACCATCCATAAcctagcattaaaataaaaaaataaaaaatattgcacaattgtggttctctaaaccctaatttcgaaatttgtaatgaaaattttgaaaatgataacaattatattattacacattaattagggtttacactaattactattttgaacaattaattattgaatatatgttaaatattaaatgcacatcttcatattcaaagactctaaccaactatctatatcctaacattaaataaaaaaacattaatattgcacaattgtggttctctaaaccctaatttcgaaatttgtaatgaaaattataacaattatattattagacattaattagggtttacactaattactattttgaacaattaattattgaatatatgttaaatattaaatgcacatcttcatattcaaagactctaaccaactatctatatcctagcattaaataaaaaaaattaatattgcacaattgtGGTTATCAGAACCCTAATTTAGAAAATTATAATgagaatttcgaaaattataacaattatattattatacattaattagggtttacactaattactattttgaacaattaattattgaatatatgttaaatattaaatgcacatcttcatattcaaagactctaaccaactatctatatcctagcattaaataaaaaaaattaatattgcacaattgtggttatctgaaccctaatttcgaaaattataatgagAATTTCGAAATATTATTGGATTTATACatattttctaaaatttcaaaattatattaaatgctattataattttgaaatttgtaagtatcaacttttcaaccaccccactaattatattaaatgttattataatttctaaaaatttagGTGTAGTTCTATTGGTTAAACATTCTGGTGATTCTTAATTACAAAGCAAAGGTTCATAGAACCTACACATATTTTTCGAAATTACCTATTATTAtgccaaaaattatatataattattaaaattacaacTTTTCAACTTCCCATCAAAACACAATGGTTTCAAAAATGATTTagtattcttaaaaaaaaattataacaattatattattatacattaattagggcttacactaattactattttggagaattaattattgaaaatatgttaaatattaaatgcacatcttcatattcaaagactctaactaactatctatatcctaacattaaaaaaaaaattaatattgcacAACTGTggttatctaaaccctaatttcgaaaattataatgcaaatttcaaaaattataatgcaaattttgaaatattattggatttatacatattttcaaaattgcaaaattatattaaatgctattataatttcgaaatttgtaagtatcaacttttcaaccaccccactaattatattaattaatgctattataatttcgaaatttataagCATCAACTTTTCAAtcaccccactaattatattaattgatgcaattttaataatataatcagtttaaatataaaaaatattgaatAGTGCTACACACCAttcgaaaaaaaaaatcagaaggaATAGGCTGGAGAAATGACTAGTTACGAAAATGGTTTGGAAGCTGAACAAGAAGATACAAAATCCTTATCTTCTGAACATGAAGTAGACCCTGCTGGGGGAACACGTTTGGAAGAGACAAATGATGAAGACGTACCAGAAGACAATGTTGAATGTGGCATTATTGAAGAATGAACCGAACCTGATATTGCACAATGGAGGTGCTTGCTTCAATTTTTGGATATTGACAAAGAACCAGAACATATTCAGTTTTCGGACTTCGAAGGGAAGGAGTTTGTAAGTATTGAACAAGCagaatctttttattttttgtatgcgAAAATGATGGGGTTTAGTGTTAGAAAAAAACTGAAGAGGGAGGACAAAAAAGGTATTTTACACATTAGAAGTTGGGTGTGTTCAAACGAAGGTTTTAGAGAACAAAAATATTGTAATCTTGATAATAGGTGTAAAGAAGCTCGTGCTCTAACAAGAACAGGTTGTAATGCAGAGTTTAGAATAAATTTAAATAGGGTAACTAACCACTGGATTACAAAGTGTTTTAATAACCACCACAACCATAAGTTTGTCTTCTTTCGTGAAAAACCATTTCTTAGATCTCATAGAATATTTAGGGACGAGATGAGGGAACAAGTTATGTCAATGAAGAGAGCCAGAATTAAGACATCCCAAATTTGGAATTACATGGTAGAAGTTCATGATGGTTGGGAAAATGTGGGATGTATCAAAGATGACTTGTACAAGGGAATTTGTAAAAAATATTCAACTTGGGATGATTGTGACACGTCCATAGCAATGGGTTATCTCGAAGCAAAAAAAGGGTCGGACAACATGTTTTTCTACAAGTATGATGtagataaaaaaaatagattgaaaAATTTATTCTGGTCTGACAGGACTTCCCAGGTTGATTACcaattatttggtgattgttTGGCTTTTGATTCTACTTACAAAACCAATaggtatttaaatttttttttttttttaccttataTCGATTTCTTAGTAAAAtatcaaatattatattaattttttgttcaacAGGTACGGAAAGCCATTAGTAATATTACTTGGGTCTAATAATCATGACAAAACGTGTGTGTTTGGAGCTGCACTTCTTGATAATGAGACTTCGACCACATATGATTGGGTATTGGAAACATTTTTAGAGTGCATGGGTGGTAAGATGCCGTCAGCAGTTTTGACGGACGGTTGAAAAGCAATGAACAAAGCACTGGATAATATTATGCCTGGTGTTCCACATCGTATTTGCTCGTGGCACATACTAAAAAATGCAATGTAGCATGTACACAATATAGCATTCcatcaagaattgaagaaatttaTTTTCAGGTAAtacattaaatggtgttttatcttattctctcaattataatatgaaaacatttatatttttcttttttacaaaaatataggtATTACAAGGAGGAAGAATGGGAGGATAATTGGAAAGTGACTGTGAAGAAATATAGATTGATAGGGAATGCATGGGTGGAAGCACAATATGGCACAAGAAAGCAGTGGGCAGATACTTTTCTTCGTGGTATTTATTTTGGTGGAGCTACTGCTACCGGTAGATGCGAATCTATGAATGCATTCTTGAAAAGAGATTTGCAAAATAAAATACCATTGTGGATGTTTATACGACACTTTGACCATGCTTTATCTATGTTACGTTACAATGAGATGAAAGAACACTACAAAACTAATTTGACTGAACCAGTTTTGAACCAGACAACTATGCCGTGTGTGGAGGATGAAATTTCTTCAATTTTCACAAGGGAAATTTTTACAAGGATAAGAAAGGAGATACGGCGTGGCGATAATTATATTGTCCTAAAGGATGATAAGATACCAGGTTACACTCTTTGTTTGGTGAAAAAATATATTGGTTCTGGATTAAAGCGCAAAGTGTTAATCTCCAACGATGGGGATGATGTGCGATGTGATTGCTATTCTCTTGAGACAAAAGGAATTCCATGTAGacatatttttatttcattgaaGAATTTGGAGAGAAGAAGTTTGCCAATTTGTTTGGTAAATAGACGTTGGCTAAAAGATGCTAAAGAAGTTCAACTGTTAACTCAAGGTAATGAAAGAAAGTGTCCTCATCCTGAAGTTATTGAAAATTCTAGGTACGGTGGTGTAACCACACAAACTACTATCACGTTGTACCTTGCTACAAGATCACGAGAAGCATTTCAAAAGGCTATGAAAGTTATATCAGAGTTGAATGCAGAATTGGAAAAAATGCCACCAGATGAAGAGTTAAAACATCCTCAAAATGATGAAGGAGTATTTCCTAATAATATTTTGGACTCTCAGATTAAAAAAACAAAAGGCAGACCAACTACAGCCAGTTTGTCGAAATCATTCTCTGGGGGTGCAAAGAAGAGAAAACCAAAAAAATCGCTATTACATTGCAAGTATTGTGGTGAGGTTGGACATGATTCAAGGAATTGTTCTATGCAGCCAAAGTCCACTACAAAGAAAAATGGTCATtcgaagaataagaagaaaaaaatcaatcCATGATTAGTGATGTCTTTTGTATAATTGTTTACAAACACTTTCTCTATTGCAATCATTAATTTCgactacaacaatatagggttaattattgtgttttttttcaaatattataaatatggtattgagaattggaaaatttaattcatttgcataattagggcctacactaatagttagtttgaacaattaaatattgaatatatgttaaatattaaatgcacctcttcatattcaaagacaataaccaactatctaaaccctaatttcaaaaattataattagatgtgtaaaatttattaatattacaaaccctaatttcggctatgccaattgtggctttcaattaatattgaaattttttagcattaaaaatacaaaataattgcacattttaaatatggtattgagaagtgggaattgttaatgcacctcttcaaattgaaagactcaaagactatatatatcctagcatttagcaaataattaattattatataaaaatattttttttattattaatttcggctacaacaatatagggttaattattgtgtttttttttcaaatattataaatatggtattgagaattggaaaatttaattcatttgcataattagggcctacactaatagttagtttgaacaattaaatattgaatatatgttaaatattaaatgcacctcttcatattcaaagacaataaccaactatctaaactctaatttcaaaaattataattagatgtgtaaaatttattaatattacaaaccctaatttcggctatgccaattgtggcttacaattaatattgaaattttttagcattaaaaatacaaaataattgcttCGCGATTGTCGGATCCAAAACTCACTCCAACATGATCAATCAAATGTGTAGCAAGCAACACAATCTCTTTAACTTCTTCCTCTCCTAAGTCATCATAATATTGAGTAAATGGACacattcttaaaaatataaaatgatttcaAACTCTACTTAAAAACAAAGTTTATGTTTGCCTACAAATGATATCAGTGTATATAAGATAAAATGATTTATAAATAGTGTTAAAAAccatataatttcaaaattatgacatttaaaatacccatttaaaaaaaaaactaaattccatTTTGAACCAATACCTGaatttttttggttaaattaataaataagatgggtaataattatgaaaaatatagcAATTGATGGGCTATTCCATATCCCAAAAATCATGCTCAAAATTATGATTAGTTACACTTCTCAAAACATAAAATGAACATATTTCAATTCCCAAAAATAACACAATAATTTTGTTATTGGTTAGGTTGATTATGCATAATTATACCATTAAATTCTAAATGGTTAGGTTGGTATTAACTAGTTTAGTTACTATGCattgatttttaatttaaatttaaaacacaatttcgaaataaatttaatttttttatagataaaaaggtttggttgagttagtttgtgtaaaaaaaaaatattttattaaaatttcacTTAAAAAAACGTGAGCAATTAATTTAGAAAATGTCATCTAATTGCATTAAATGCATGTATTCATAAATTCATTCTAATACCCTAACATCATGCTCTATTTATGTTTGGTTGAGTTATTaatcatttctcataaaaaatgtgtacaattaagatcatgtcaactaatttcattaaatgCATGTCTCCATAAATCCATTCCAATTCCCTAACATTATGCTCAAAATTCTGATTGGttgatatattaattaataaattcgaaattaacacttacaaaatagtttttatttaataaatacgATATTAATGTCTACAACTACCCTTTGAAACTTCCAATAAACATTAAAGCTAATTGTGAAAATGATTAAATTTAAAGTGTGTTTTAATCttgttaataaataattaattcagaAATAAACTATTCAAATTCTCCAAAATATtgatcatcttctaatttctcaaaattgataaataataatacaaatttctttcttttacacaacttgattgagaataacaaaatTAGGGCAAAGATCATTGTCCCTAGTACTATATTCCTCTGCTTGAAATGAACTCTCGAACATCTTTCAATAATTTTGCTCTATTCTTGTTGAAATTTGAGCATGCAATCCACGAAGCTATGTGACACCTTTCTTCATTAGAGTAGAACTACAATAGTGAAAAAAACTCAAGTATAGTATGAtaagaacaaaattaaaaaaaaaaaaaacttagtatgAAATCTACTTACCACAAAAGACCGCGAGTCAAGCTTACAACTATTCATCATAAATAATATGACAAAGACTCCACAATCGTACAAATTTTGTTGTCTAGGGACATTTCTACCACGAACTATACCAAAACTAGCAAAGTTGAAACTACCAGGTTTCCTTTTGATCTGATTCTCCAAGAACAAATCTAGATTGCGTAGCTGCATTTGCACTCTAACATcagaatttataaatttaaaatttataaaaaagtaATATATTCAACCAATAAAAACTTACAATATCAACAATCTTAGATGACTGTAATATAGGATTCTTTTCATCGGCAAGTGAGTCCCAAACTtctacttttttttctttaagtATCACCCGTGCAAGAATGAAGTGTCTTACAAGAAACATAGGAATATAAATCTACAAGTATAATTGTTGTTAgaaattacataataaatagATGCTTAAAAATATATTCAACGTAAACCATTAGAATTATACTTCATTGCAATGTTCGAGGGAGCCCATAAATCTTTCGTAGTAATGCATTTTCCTCCAAATTTGATGTAGTGGTAAATTGGAGTAGGAGTCGGGTAGTAAGTATTTCTATAttgtcataattttaaaaaaaaattaacttcacAACCATGAAATATGTTTtgacaaaaaagaaaaacaacaaaaaactcACCATATTTCGAGCAGGAAGATACCAATTCTTACACTCTTTACCCTTCTTCAACCTCTCATCCTCGGTCAAGAATGAAGAAACCATAGTAACAATCtgcatttaccaaaaaaaaaaaattataacggtcatactaaaattattaatatatacaaaTGAATTACCTCAGTCTCCAACTCCGTTTTAGGTCCAAGATACCGGAAGTCGGACCGTCGTAGAAAACTAGACTCACTTTCAACTATAATTTCCCTAGGATATATACaataatatacattaaaatatattgaaaaaatgacaaaaaatatatacattaagatAGAAAAACTTACAATTGatcagagtttgagaaaatgtatTCTAACACTTCCCTATCTTTCGGTCTTAAAGTATTACCGAGTTTAAAATGTTCAAAGAACACAACATCATCTTGACTAAtaacatgtttttttaaaaatagtgatTGTGAGGCCTTTTCGTTAATGGATTCATATgtcaattttttcttcttctcatatcTACATGGAATTTTATCTTTGGCTTGTAAATCCAGTTTAATAGAGTGTAGTTCATCtctcaactctttcaactcatgCTCAATTACTATCCTCCATTCCATTTCTGATTCCATCACGAAGTtctatacaaaaaaattgacgaaGATTATCACTATGTaagaaatatttttgaaaaataataatatgtttgaaaaatttaTATGATGAAATTTTCAAAACTTTAAAATTCCTCACATTTTtagtttattgaagaaaaatgaactacaaaataatttgtaataataatgttttaaaatttcttttataaaataggAAATTTTTAAAACCCTATAACCTTCAATGTAAATTTATAAACCTAATAGTTGATATCTAAGAAGTTTGAATAATTTCGAATTTTACAATGGgagaaaaaaatgataatttatatgtaaaaataaagaaatcacaTGAATGATTGCaaatcttgcaagaaacactatgaaaaatctagagccttttcataaaacattttttaaaaacttgttcttgtgagattttactagacaagtttttcaagagaaataagatttaatcatttttttgaatttcaaatcctacgtgacaaataaaactaagttggaattaaaaaaaaaaaagatctagtagtgaatttcgaaatatgaaattggtgaaatagatgataaattgtttgtaaaaataaacaaagcacaaaaatgattgaaaatcttgcaagaaacactacgaaaaatctagagctttttcatcaaaatttttttaaaaaattgttcTTGTGAGATTTTAATAAACaagttttcaagagaaataagatttagtattttttttttaatttcaaattctacatgaaaaataaaactaagttgatatttttttaaaaaaaaacctctagtagtgaatttcgaaatatgaaattggagaaatagatgataatttgtttgtaaaaataaagaaagcacaaaaaACGATTAAAAATCTTACAAAgaacactatgaaaaatctagagttttttcatcaaacactttcaaaaaaataattcttgtgggtttttactaaacaagtttttcaagagaaataaaatttactcatctatgtgaatttcaaatactacataacaaaaaaaagatggattttttttgaaaaaaatagaaaatctactagtgattttcgaaaatgacatagaaaacttacttgaaaacactttcaaaaattagagcttcttcaataaacaagttttttaagatgagtaaattttgtataaaaatatatataatatatagaaaATTCGAAATATGCTTTATTAATTAGCCAACTAATTGTAGTTGGGAAGATAGGAGTCATTAATGCATAAAGAATGAATCTGGAAAGAACAAGGAATGAAAGGAATGGAGAATGAATGAAGAAGGAATGGGGATATAGAATCTTGGAATGaatcttaaataatgatttttttaattatttaattaaattaaaaggtgACCGCCATGTCAGCAGGTAGCCCATTACcaagtttgaaaaagtcaaagATAGCATTAATTAACATCTTTAGATGTGGACCATTGGATCTTAATCTAATGGCTATTAATTGACAACCCATCCATGGGGAAAAAACTCAATCACCATTAAGAGtgaacccatatatatatatgtgtatgaacAAACTGATACTCTCCCTTCCCGA
It encodes the following:
- the LOC133799539 gene encoding protein FAR1-RELATED SEQUENCE 2-like; the encoded protein is MREQVMSMKRARIKTSQIWNYMVEVHDGWENVGCIKDDLYKGICKKYSTWDDCDTSIAMGYLEAKKGSDNMFFYKYDVDKKNRLKNLFWSDRTSQVDYQLFGDCLAFDSTYKTNRYGKPLVILLGSNNHDKTCVFGAALLDNETSTTYDWHVHNIAFHQELKKFIFRYYKEEEWEDNWKVTVKKYRLIGNAWVEAQYGTRKQWADTFLRGIYFGGATATGRCESMNAFLKRDLQNKIPLWMFIRHFDHALSMLRYNEMKEHYKTNLTEPVLNQTTMPCVEDEISSIFTREIFTRIRKEIRRGDNYIVLKDDKIPGYTLCLVKKYIGSGLKRKVLISNDGDDVRCDCYSLETKGIPCRHIFISLKNLERRSLPICLVNRRWLKDAKEVQLLTQGNERKCPHPEVIENSRYGGVTTQTTITLYLATRSREAFQKAMKVISELNAELEKMPPDEELKHPQNDEGVFPNNILDSQIKKTKGRPTTASLSKSFSGGAKKRKPKKSLLHCKYCGEVGHDSRNCSMQPKSTTKKNGHSKNKKKKINP